Genomic window (Cucumis sativus cultivar 9930 chromosome 2, Cucumber_9930_V3, whole genome shotgun sequence):
GGAAGACATGAAGGAATTGTTCCTCCAATCATTCGGTTATTGGCCAAACTTAGGATTTGAAGGTTATATGCAAAGCAAATTGAACGAGGGATTTGTCCAATGAAGTGATTTTCTGAAGCAATATAGTATTCAATACTTGTTGTTGGTATGGAAATAACTCCAGAAAAGTTGTTGcttttcaatatcaaatagCATAGATTAGTGAGGTTTGAAAGACAAGATGGTAGTTCACCCACTCAAGCTGTTATTAGACAAATCAAGGTATGTAAGGTTGGTGGCTTGGCATATTGAAGGATGGACATTTCCACTAACCTTGTTGTTTGAAACACTGAATGTTTCCATTATTGATGGCAACAACATGGGAACAGGTAGCTGCTTAAACAAGTTGTGATCAAGACCAACTCTCTTCAGATTGGGCATAGCGAGGAGCACCTCTATTCCTGAGGacaataaattataagataGATCCAGGTCTCTCAAACCATCCAATTCAAAAAACCACTTGggaatttttcttataatttgattGTAGGAAAGTTCTAGAAACTCCAAGTTCTTTTGATTTCTCAAAAAGtagggaattttttttaaattgaggAATTTCATACTGACGAGTGTAAGATTGGAGGAGGTAGCGGTGGTTGAGAGTATTGAAAGTTGCCTATTATTGGAAACGGAAAGGTCACGCAGACTTGTGATTCTCAACATGTCCATATTCAAAACCCCacttaaattattgtaatccAATATTAAGTTTGTAAGATTGAATTGCCTATAAATAGACTTTGAGATTTCACCTTGCAAGTTGTTAGAACTTAAATCAAGAAACTCTAATGAGTTGGATCTAAAATCTCTCATGAAACTAGAGAATTGGTTACTGGAGAGATCTAGGTGATTTAAGTTAGGCAATGAATATATCCAAGAAGGTATGACACCAGTAAACGAGTTAAATTCCAAGCTCAAATGAACAAGGTTTGGAAGGATAGTATCTGAACAAACATTtgtaaatgaattataattagaagaagaaatttgttggGAGATGTTGAAAACACAATTGGTTACTAATTGACCCATGAAAGCATTAGAATGACTTTGCAAATTAGGAATTTCACCATTGAAATTGCAGTTACTAAGACGTAAGGAACTCAAAGCCTTGGCTTCACTAGTGGAGTTGGGAATCCCTCctgaaaaattagtttgagAAAGATCCAAAATCTGAAGAGATTTACTCCAATTAGACATGGGCAGATGTCCACTCAACTCAGGGTTAttataaagtttcaaaaagttcaaatttggTAAACTAAGAATGTGATCTGGAAAATTTCCAGACAACTTAGATAAAGAAAGATCAAGAGAcactagagagagagagagattattGAAAGAAGTGGGTTTAATGTCATAAAGATTTGTAAGTGCAAGCTTAAAATTAGTCAAATTGGTCAGGTTATGAACAAGTTGATTCATAACCACATTTGAAAAAGTGAGATGGTTAGCAGAAAGGTTAAGAGAAACTAATTTAGACAAATGAGATATTTGTAATGGAACATGGCCTTGGAAGGAAGACCCAGAAAGATCCAAAACTCTCAAGTTAGTAAGCATTCCAAATTGAGGTGAAAATGGAGAGCCTGAAAAATCATTGCCAGAGAGATCCAAGGTTTTGAGGTGGGAGAGGGTGAAAATAGTGCTGTTGGGATGGAGAATTCCTTGGAGAAAACTGCAGCCAAGATGAAGACCAACAACATGGCCATCTCCTTCGTCGTCACACTCCACGCCGTTCCATGACGAGCAGCAATCTGTGTTCTTATTCCATGTGGAAGTTCGAAAATAAGCTTGCCCATGGTTACATAGGTATTTTCGAAATGGGTTCATTTGGGAAAAGGCATTCTTGAATTCAAGTAATGCTAAACTTTGTTTAGGATCACAAAGTACATGATCATGAACATCATGATGTTGGGAATTCACAATAACTGAATTATTAGAGAGCTGgccaaaaagaaagagaagaaagaagtagCACATCATCACTACTTGTAATTCATACAACAATAAACCCATGCTAATGGAAGGCAAACAATAAACAAGTTCAAAATCACAATGCTCTctgtatatatacacaattaAAAGGTTTCATATGTTTCTTCTAAAACGgaacaaaatgaagaagacTGAAGCTTGGCCATGATTTGCatgtataaacaaaaattagaaaaattgaggTCCCtccattcattattttttaaatatgcaaaattaaacctacttcaaatagaataaaatatcacaatataTTTGTGATAGATATAGATAGCTAGACTATTATTTATGTCTATGGTGGATACAAATTCAAAGCACGGTAGAAACAATTGACACAAATCTTTTTATGAAAGTGTTCAAAGATTTGGCTGCACATTATCGAACCTagaattaacaattttttcaaaaaagagcgtaacaaattatcaattatcaCTATTCTATACGCACGAATTAATCAcaaatcaaaagaataaaataacaaaacctCACGTAGCaataaaatacaagaaaatagCTTTACTGTAGAGAGTAAGAAAACAACAGCAACAAATAATTTAGACTCAACGTGaactcaattttgttttgtttatgatactcaaaattttaagataaattattcTGTTGAGAAAGGATATATTAGTTCCAtgtgaaagaaataattttcactgcagaactctataaatatttaaaagaactGAGGTGGAGACGAAGTGTGaacataagaaaatattttggaaatcaATTACCCTTTAATTTCATGTAAAAGGTGGGGAagtaaagaatgaaaaagaaagaaagaagctGTAAAAGATGATATGATGTCTTCTTGTTTGAACAATGGAAAGGGGAAAGGAAACCATAGctttatatacataattgcctttatgcaaaagaaaacgcatttattttttaaaaggaaaaccattttttaaaacatattttttaatttttctgtttttaactttttgttgacatttttttaatagactTCCATTATAAAATGACACTTAACAATTTAGAAATCCATtataaaattgcaaaataaacataaaattaaattataaatgaatgtTTGCTAGGATTTTCAAAACCAGCGTTTATTATGAGCTAATAATTGTGTATTATTTCCTATGTGATCATGTAACATTTTCTACTTGACGGTATATCTTTTGTCACACGATCATGTATCActtgtatcattttctacGCGATCGCGTATCATGattcatttagaaaaagaattacacgTGCGCATATGGCTGATGTTGATACACATATTAGGATCATTTATCATGCTTAAAactacttaattattatatttaaaaaaaaaacccaatttAAAACTACAAATAGCATACAATGCTTAAAACTACTTTCCCCCCAGTATGGGTTGTAAAATCCTTAactgtttctttaatttctcatGACCATTTTTCTACCCTTTATTTTGGAATCTTGCCAACGATCAtgatttaaattcttttttagccTTTACAGTCACCTATGATTtctctatatatatcaaagtttgtttttcgttCTCCCAAATCTCATTAGTTCTTGTCTTAAGAGCCTATCCGGTACACACCTGCATCCCACCAACAAAAAACCACAGGAAACAATAGCTAAAGAATAGATATGGTGAATGGAATGCAAAACTATGTTGAATTAGCACCAATAGTTACCCTTCCATGTAAAAGGTGTTCAAGTTCCCCAAAATTAGACACCATTGTTGAAGAATACCCCAAGGGTTTTGGAGTCTTAAAAAGGAGAACTTTATTTGTTCTTTCgccaattttgttttcttttatgtctTATGTCATTTTGTATTGgcaatattaatattagtcttttgttaaacaaatattttcctttatcGCTTAGCTTTTGTGGTATTCAATTTTACCTTAGTTTGCATTTCACCTTTTGCAaagttatttagaaaataattaggAGTACACCTCTAACCATAAATTCAACCTTTAAATTATCAAGAAATTTCCCCTTGTATGCAGttcattgaaaattaaaaaaaatgcaactaCACccaaagttataaatatgcaaaattatttgacataTTTTACTAGATTGATGAGTAAAAAAAACGAAGACAAATATGtcaaccaaaattataattgagtAATACGAAGATTAACGAGTGATTAAACATGATAATagttcataaatatttacattaaaattacattGATTCAGCCATTCTTAGATATAACTTGCAtaacaaaagtgaaattttagGTTATCTAACACAGAGCAACATTTGTTAGACATGATGTTACTACGTTATTGTAACACTccataaaaattaagataatttctaatttattatcttaattttattttaagactaagttttaTAGggtgttaatttatttaaatttgaagttcaaTTGGATTTGGTGGAATTGATGCCCTAAATCTCGTGGTCTAGTAGTTTGTAAATGTATTATACAagcattttatttatctaataaaataaaaatatttttatttttttgacatttaatTGCATTAACTTgcaaaaccaataaactaacatccaaGGTTATCTTCTGTAACCTAAACATGTATGTGGAGGCATAAAAGTGGatcatgtttaaatgattGCTTGTTGgcttattttgttgatttgttgatttgtttataaaaactCTTTCATAGATATGTCATGCTAGGTTATAACGATGCAACTCAGTTGACGTCTAGCTTGGAATTATGCGATAAATGGTGCATGTCCCACCTATGCATGGCTAAATGCATACTGATCAAtgtttaatacaaatttttctCACGCTTGCCCAAGTATAAGCAAAGTGAGAGGTTTCATAGGTAAGCAGGGGTCGAACAAGGATTTTCTATCAAACTTACTCATAAAGTCTACTTTTAATTTCTAGACGATATAATTTCTATACAGTATAAGTATAAAACTATGCTaatctaaatatttacataGAGGATTCTGTAGAGTAGTATGGAATGAAATACTGATGAAATGTGAAGTAACTGGTATTAACGAAGATGAAGGATGTCTCTGCATTAtaggtaatgagatttatttgtattagttGTAGTTTAAGATGTTCAAAGtattttggaaattagtataatgtatgatgatacattataatataaagtttatatattttaatcaaattttattatatgaatttaatttttgatatgattcaaaattaattgaaagataaaatatttgaatgagttcaaatattatttttatgagaatcaaattcatattaaaatgatTAGTTATGAgagatttatatttgaatatggttcaaatttaatttaagttaaatatgatatatttaatttagctattaattaattagagaattaattaatagtttagtttaattttatataattttattagtttaaagCTATAAGATATAAGATATTGGTTAAATATTCGATAAATATGActcaaatgaaatattaattaaatataatttaattaactattaattgaataattaattaactaattatatgatttgaattttctattaagttaatatttattaaattaatagaatttcaAGATTCTCTCCTGCTCCCTCAAAAGGAAATTATCAAtatgttgaagaaaaatagttttctgaatcaaattaattaaatgaatggTTTTGCTCTTTGCaaaaatagtttctctctaaacttaaaataattattttcaaatagtgttataacttaaaagtggCTATGTCCTGGTTCCAGTCTTACgtaaactttatttatataggATACTCCCACCTCTATATCTCTACATGAATATTTCAAGATCACATTGTTTGTACTAACTAGAAAGCAAGTCGCATCCATAGTGCTTTCAGAACAAGGCGTCCAaccttattcatatactatagaccattTGACTATATATTTGTGCTTAATCCACATTTATGTCTCTCcataaagttcaagtctaCACTAGATAGCCTCGGGACCATAATTTATTGGATTCAGGATTATAGTATTCTATTTTCACTAATAAGTCCTCAATAACttgtttattgaataaaatataatttaaattacaaattacgagttttaggacataaatttcaacagcCTCAATGCATGATAACCTAAGGAAAATTTAACACATAAATCAAATACCTAGTGAgtgaaatttttgaaaatcttttggggaatacaatacaatcaacaaattcattttcataaaacagGTTCTCAACACctcatttaaaatcataaatcataaatcactttttcctttttgccTAGTGAAGAGATAAAAGCCCTAgaagtgaattccatcttgtgtaattatgtttctaGCTCCccactcggtcttgtccccaaaatgataagcttattgagtcggcAATCTGGTCACTCTCAttcgtacaaatcaaaggacaattcCTTGTTGCAAGCAGAATTTCATAATACACTTAGGATTAgaattaagttacctaggtcgtcctagtgaaatagaaacataactagttaacgaagttacatctaatggttactatttcgtggtCCGATCTTATgaaaactcattgcataggataccctcacttgcatgtcaactacatgaacgtgttggatcattgtgtttgtatcaaatacaaagtgagtcgtatcaaTAGTGTTACaaggataaggtacccaaccttatccctatactatagactctTTAAGCTTatcttgaacattgatccctgtatgtctctacatactgttcaagactcattaaacaacttaggatgttagtttattggatttgggttattaagacaaaactaataatttaatcaataacaattattacaatagtaacacttttattaataacggtcaatggactatatttacaaccaacgagttttaggacataaatttcaacaaactcccacttggagTAAAACTGTAGTTCCTTTGGgatatacataataaaataatcatctGACATTGGAAATCGTAAAATGTACAAGTATACTACACGAAATGTATATATACCTAGACTTTTTagaactcaatttttttaagacaaattttgttttgatcatgatactcaaaattttaagaacaGTTGTTCTGTTGAGAAAGGATATATTAGTTACATGTGAATGAAATACTTTTCACTAGAGAACtcgataaatatttaaaagaattgaggTGGAAACGAAGTGTGAACctaagaaaatattttggataGCAATTACCCTTTAATTTCACGTAAAAGGTGGGGGAagtaaagaatgaaaaagaaagaaagaagctGTAAAAGATGATTTGATGTCTTCTTGTTTGGACAATGGAAAGGGGAAAGGAAACCATAGCTTTATCTACATAATTGCCTTTATGCAAAAGAAAAcgcatttcttttttaaaaggaaaaccattttttaatttttctgtttttaactttttgttgacattttttaatagatgtttttaaattataaaattcaaaattcaaaatatatttatttttttaaataggtaaaaaaataaataaactaatttgttATCAAAATGACACCTAACAATTTAGAAATCcattaaaaaattggaaaataaaacataaaattaaattataaacgaAACatactcattttcttttaaataattcaaactattCAAATCATTCTTTTTATGGTGTCCgttaaattattgatatgtttgaaatggtttttatatttaaagagaaaactaaaatatccTCCATATAAACCCAAAAGGTATTAGATTCTATtcgttttaaaatgttgatttcatatcaaatttttaaaatgatgatTTATAAAGTGTCACGCTCCGCCCCGTCCGAAGGTCACTTCACGCGACTATATAGATGTATGATCGCCTAGATACTCAATGCGTATCTCCTCGCGACATACACGATTGTGTtctagggtttttttttttttcaataccAACGTTTATTATGAGCTAATAATTGTGTATCATTTCCTGTGTGATCTGTAACATTTTCTACTTGACCGTTTATCATTTTTCCCGTGATCATGTATCACTTGTATCATTTCCTACGTGATTGCGTATCATGattcatttagaaaaagaattacacgTGCACATGTGGCTGGTGTTGATACTACCTATACGATCGCATATTATGATCATTTACCATGCTTAAAACTacctattatattttttaaaaacccaaTTTGAAACTACGCAAATAGCATACCATGCTTAAAACTACTTTCCCCCAAATATGGGTTGTAAAATCCTTAactgtttctttaatttctcttgACCATTTTTTCACCCTTCATTTCAGAATCTTGCCAACGATGATGATTTAAATTCTCTTTTACCTTTTACAGTCACCTATGATTtctctatatatatcaaagttcGTTTTCCGTTCTCCCAAATCTCATTAGTTCTTGCCTTAAGAGCCTATCCGGTACACACTTGCATCTCTGCCAACAAAACACCATAC
Coding sequences:
- the LOC105434727 gene encoding receptor-like protein 7, with translation MGLLLYELQVVMMCYFFLLFLFGQLSNNSVIVNSQHHDVHDHVLCDPKQSLALLEFKNAFSQMNPFRKYLCNHGQAYFRTSTWNKNTDCCSSWNGVECDDEGDGHVVGLHLGCSFLQGILHPNSTIFTLSHLKTLDLSGNDFSGSPFSPQFGMLTNLRVLDLSGSSFQGHVPLQISHLSKLVSLNLSANHLTFSNVVMNQLVHNLTNLTNFKLALTNLYDIKPTSFNNLSLSLVSLDLSLSKLSGNFPDHILSLPNLNFLKLYNNPELSGHLPMSNWSKSLQILDLSQTNFSGGIPNSTSEAKALSSLRLSNCNFNGEIPNLQSHSNAFMGQLVTNCVFNISQQISSSNYNSFTNVCSDTILPNLVHLSLEFNSFTGVIPSWIYSLPNLNHLDLSSNQFSSFMRDFRSNSLEFLDLSSNNLQGEISKSIYRQFNLTNLILDYNNLSGVLNMDMLRITSLRDLSVSNNRQLSILSTTATSSNLTLVSMKFLNLKKIPYFLRNQKNLEFLELSYNQIIRKIPKWFFELDGLRDLDLSYNLLSSGIEVLLAMPNLKRVGLDHNLFKQLPVPMLLPSIMETFSVSNNKVSGNVHPSICQATNLTYLDLSNNSLSG